In the genome of Danaus plexippus chromosome 18 unlocalized genomic scaffold, MEX_DaPlex mxdp_20, whole genome shotgun sequence, the window gtcaaaaaatacatactgaaatttattgtaatgcaaaagaatactaataataatcaataatgtGAGAAACTTCGTTAGTTCCCTCCGACACGATCAGTGAAGCCATATGAACGTTATAAAACGTTGTATAGCAAGTGAAGCCCCTAGAACCAGTTTTACGCAGCTGCAGTGCTATCGACCGTTGCGACATTCAAGGAGGGTTGACGtcagtaataataaaaccgtTCTCCGTTTGTAGGAATCGCCGCCATCTTGTTTTCCTTTAGTAACTTACGCTATAATACACCTTAAAATACACGTAGTCTAAACTAAGCTAAAATAATCGCTTGGCAACCATTGTGACTCATCAACTATGTGATAAACATCTGTGTCAGTATTATTTGTTagtcatttcatttattaatacgtCTTAAGgcgcattttcattggtcgatCAGTCGGTAGTTAGCCCGCATGCGAGCTAACAACCAATGAAATCCACTGGTCGATAACTCGGTCGATTAAACGTGTGCGGGTGATATCCGCATTCGGGATAACGACCAATGAAACTAGTCAGTCGATAACTCGGTCGATACAAAGCATGCGGTGACTCGCCTCCGTTCAGTCATTTATTAGACGTCATCAATACTACgcgcattatttatattattaacgctGTTTATTTACGCAGCGTGGGAGCAAAATGGCTGAACGGTTTTCGGATTCACAAATGCTAAAACTCGTAAAGATCTATCGAGACTACGATTGTTTGTGGAACGTAACGAGtgctttgtataaaaatcatgACGCAAGACAAAGTGCGTACAAACAAATTGCGGAAAAGTTAAACATTAGTGGCATCTCAGACAAagatataccaaaaaaaattaaaaatttaaggtcATCGTACTATcaagaattaaaaagaattgaaaAGAGCACTCGATCCGGAAGCGACCGAGATTCTGTTTATAAACCGAAGGTGTCATGGTTTTCAATTGCCGATGGATTTTTAAgagcatttaaaaataaagagaagacattttcaaatgtaagtatacaaactttatttatgtaaccaAAGACAATCCTAGTTAAGtaggttatttaatatatacaatttttaagaaatataatattatataaaatatcactattttttttaatattttattatttagacatTTTTTGGAGTAACACGAGACAATCTAATACacttctcataaaaaaaacaactcgcgagtttgttttttaaagattactGAAAAAATGTGTGTTTAGGTTAGTAGCGATACCTATGAGgtgttcaattaaaaatgttaatgaattGATAAtccaattgaaatatatttttgtttatataggtacttcatgttttattatcataagttaaataaaaatcgaaaTGTTTCGTTTTTTTCATGAGAAgtgtattattaaagaaacaagTGCCGCGCGGCATAGTGGGTTCTGCCGAGGCGCTGTCCCTAGTGCAGTCTACCCTCAAATTGTTCCGGAATGTTAGTGAATAAATCTTGTTTGCCACGGCACTGCACCTTCACTACTGAAGTAATCAGCGAATCTATCCCGAATTGTTGTCCCATTTTCAGTTAAGGTATTATCTTCTCCCGTGTTCTCGAAGTTCCGAAGAGGTACTTGTCTCCAGGAGCCATTAATTGTTATACCAGTAGAGATATCTTCATAATCCGCAAGTCCAGGTTCAAGATAATTAGAATCATTTTTTCTTAGCCAATTATGAAGCGCGCAAGATgtccttgttatttttatggtaTTCTTGACGTTGTTGGCTATTGGTTTTTCAAAAATTCGAAATCGGCTTGCCAATATACCGAACGCATTTTCATACAATTCGCCGAGCCCTTTacggtaattaaaaattttttgccGTGTCGTTAGATTATTTCCCGAGTAtggtttcattatattattttgaagcgGGAATGCAGCATCCGCAACAATAACACATTCTGCTGGAATATTCAGACTACCGTCATCAATTGCTCGTTTTAAAGAACAATTACTAAAAACTCCGCCGTCAGAATATCTGCCCTTTGCTCCAATATCAATATAGGTGAATGAATAATCATCATCGACACAAGCTAGTAAAACAAtgctaaaagtttttttataattatagaacTCAGATCCACTACAGGCTGGAGCTCGCAAGTTTATATGTTTACCATCAATTGCCCCAATACATCCAGGAAAATTCCTTTTAACTGAAATCCAGTTTTTATATCCAACCATTTTTATGTGTTTGGGACCTGAAAAAAGAACATATaatcatgaatattttttatttacagatcGATGAAAATTCGGAAATAGCTACTGATACTGTTGACttcgaaaataataatacggtATTAGAAGAGAATGATAGAGAAGAAAACTCAAATGCTGCGgatgaaattattgaaaatcgaGTTCAAGAACTAACCGAAACGTCTTCATCTACATTCACTGTGAAATCAAAACTAGCAACGAAGAAAAGGGgcaaatcaaataaaagacAGGACGAGGTACATGAAGccattgacaaaataaataaaattgccgagaatgttactaaaaatacaacatcgttactacaaaataaagaagatGAATTCGACATTTTTGGGAGATATATAGCCTCGACTTTACGTACATTGCCACGCGAGTTTTCAATTATTGCAAAAACAGATATTCAAAAGGCTTTATcggaaattcaattaaaagcaTTGAGACAGCAAACCAAATCTTCGTTTTTGTCCTATGGTACCTCGACGTCTAATATCTATGATCCAGAAAATCAAGGATATTTAAGTTCCTCATCTGTGTCTAATTTATCTAACTATGAAGACGATGTCAACAACATCAGTTTCACAAACATATGaagcaattttatatattatttataaatatgcaaCATCTATTTGCCTGGTAAGGCATTTTtagttcatttaattatttgatattgattAAATGATTACAACACTCGCGGACACCAAAACCGAACCACTTTGTAATCCACCAGACATTGAAATTTGaaactaataacaataaagaaatattttgttagtcAATATTTAGAGATGGTTGTACACAATATCCGTACATCGGAGAAAAACGATACATTTTTGgttatcaaatgaaaaaatgaaaaaaatttaaataaaactatttgaaagaaagaaagaaagaaagattTTTCGAAAGAAGAGAAGaaaatttctttctttctttctttcaaataaaactatttctaaGAACGTacatttgaaaacaatattttgtaaccTAATTTGTTGTTTCTGCCCATAACACTCCGAAAACGGCATTTCAATATAGTTCAATAAATTGGTGTCCATAAAAAAGGGTGGTACGCTTTAGGTGACCGGAAATGTATTCTGCTCAATTAAAACTTCTTAACGTACGTACGTACGTAACGTAATTAAAACTTCGAAACGTACAAATTTGTAAGAAtattgcaaaatttaaataaacatttactttataatcttaatattatttactatttttatatttatatgtacttacttttatataatctgcCAGTGCATCATAGAGAGCGGCCTTATCGCATGCGTTATAGAAATCACCCGCACCTCGTATGCGGGCTCTGACGACCAGTGAAAACGATAAACTCTTTGCGGGCCCTATGGCATGCGTTACAGAAATCTCTCGCACCCCGAATGCGAGCcttatcgaccaatgaaaaACCGCCCTTAGAGAAAACTAatcaatgaataatatttctattcattAGTACTTTGACTGATTAAGATaatgaaatacttaaaattatttattgaacacaTCTTCATTACCTCTGTTAATAAGTAACTAATTAGTACTAATGTAGTAggattaagtaaataaaactaattaaatcataaagcTTTAaccacttttatataaaataaaaagaaaatttgtgaaataataaaataatatttctgcaGCATCAAAATCATCTAACTCTTAAAGAGtacattactttaaatatattattatgtagatATTAGGAGACTCGAATTGACGCCGTTGTTcgcctttaaaatataataataattaatattgaatagtaTGAATGCCGACAACCCAACTAGCTCTTTGTTAAACATTGGTATTTTTGTTTCTCTAAAGACATTCAGGTATAAGgattaggttagttaggtaaAATCCAAATTTACTACATGCCTACATGTttctaaagtaattttataatacagaataaaatataatactataatatcgAATAAATGGCTAAGATTACATCCATTGTTAGATGAACCATGGATGGTCTATGTAAAAACCTGTGTTTGTAAGAGGTTATGACTTATGAGTTATAGAGGTTATgttagtgtttatttttaaaatacgataGTCTcctttatttcaatactttcaatatttttttatttgaaataaaagtaaatatatgtcagtttaaatgtcttttaaagTAATACGATAGTGGAGTGATCATATATCGGTAATTACGTTCAATAATGTTAAGAtgtgagaattttatatataagtatgtcatttcaataaatgatTATGAGTTGCGAACCAAAAGTAAAATTGCCTACTTAATGAGACAagattagaattatattattattattagtatccACCAAATAACACgttatttcaagaaaatttatgtagtgataattataattaaagcaaaaattttaaattttaataaaaagttttttatggtaaaattattgttttggttaataatttttctttaccatttcactatttattacatcatttatatttaatactaaggtttagtgaataaaatctaaagtatattattttaaatatataacgctGTCCGCcatgttgttttataatacgCTTAAGGAAGCCATTTTGATTTACTAAATGCGCAGTTGCGCGGCCCCGATTGGGTCGGGTATATAAAGGGGCCATGACGTCAGCCACGTAGCTCAATAATTTTTCGTCGTGGTGCAGTGCGGACGTCTGGAATTGTGAAGTGTACTAGAAAATTCTTTTGTGCCTGGTCTGATTCAGGTGTGTAATTATCTCATCCTGCCATATATTAAgcactataataaaaatgggcTACACTGTGCAAGAAAAATCTATTGTTGATTTTTGTGAAAGTAAAACGGAATCTTTATCTAACTGGGTC includes:
- the LOC133320371 gene encoding uncharacterized protein LOC133320371, with translation MAERFSDSQMLKLVKIYRDYDCLWNVTSALYKNHDARQSAYKQIAEKLNISGISDKDIPKKIKNLRSSYYQELKRIEKSTRSGSDRDSVYKPKVSWFSIADGFLRAFKNKEKTFSNIDENSEIATDTVDFENNNTVLEENDREENSNAADEIIENRVQELTETSSSTFTVKSKLATKKRGKSNKRQDEVHEAIDKINKIAENVTKNTTSLLQNKEDEFDIFGRYIASTLRTLPREFSIIAKTDIQKALSEIQLKALRQQTKSSFLSYGTSTSNIYDPENQGYLSSSSVSNLSNYEDDVNNISFTNI